The genomic stretch TTATTTTGCCCCCTAGGCTCTCCGGCCGGGGAGGGGCTTGCTCTCGTAACCTACTCCCCCCCGTGATCGAATGAGAATGGATAAGAGGCTCGAGATCTgtttaaagcaaaaaaaaaaaaaaaaaagaaggttagGTTTGGTTCTGAAACATTAACTCTTACTTGTGTTTGAAGTTAACTTTGTTGCCTTAGGAACGCTGGACTATTCTAATGTACAATCACAGCCGAACCTGTGGTCtttaaaccaattttttttttggttaggatGTTCGAGTTTTCCcgggaattgaaaattttattcatttcagGGATTTTTGGGGTCGGGCGTGGACTTTCCGGTGGGCAACGtctccttctttctcttcttctccggcCACGTCGCGGGCTCGGTGATCGCCTCCCTAGACATGAGGAGAATGCAGAGGTGGGAATTGGCATGGCTTTTCGAGGCCCTCAACGTGCTGCAAATGGTGAGGTTGTTAGGGACGAGAGGTCACTACACCATCGACTTGGCTGTCGGAATCGGTGCGGGGATGTTATTTGACTCTCTCGCCGGGAAGTATGAAGAGGGCAAAAAGATGAACAAAGGTGGAATTGGCAATGGGATTTCAAAGGAGGCTCGCCTGACTTTGAGTTGAACACGCGTAGTGGAAAAGAACATCACCTAAACGTGCACCATTCGTTTGAACCAGTCGCTGTAAAGGCTTTTCTCTAGGGggggaaaaagcaaaggaaaattcATACGAAGAGGAAGATGGTAGGGACAGAGAAGTTGGGCAAGGATGCTCAGAAAATTTTTGTGCCTGTgaattttcaccttttttttatttgttctttgtcTGGTGACATTCTAGTTATCTTTTCTCAcaagttaaattaaattaagcaTTTCCTAGCTCATCCTTTGTACTCAGGTAATGACACAaatatgatccttaaactttgacCTAATGTATAATGTGATCTTTAAATCTTTAATTCGCTCAACGTGTTCTCcgaactttagttcaatgtgcgatgtagtttttgaacttttaatttgttcaatgtgatctttgaatttttggtataCATTTATTTTAGtctttgaactatatgaaaatgttcatcggcgtttttttaattaattcaagttcatgaatactattgaacattttcatagtCTTAGTGACTAAATGGatatatatcaaaagttcatgggcggcattaaataaataaaaaggtttaggggcGACATTGGACAAAAGTTCGggatcaaattaaataaattaataatttagaGATCTCGTTGCATATTGAACGAAAGTCCAAGGATCATTTGTGCCGTTTTGCCTCTAGATTAAGGATAAGCAAAGACAAGAAACAGCCATGAGTAATGAAGAATTCGCCACTGGCCATTCCAAGCTAACGAACATGGcattcttccattttcatttaattacgTGACGGACTAGAGTCATAACCTCCAGGCACCCATACCCGTTTAATCTTGATTATTTAACCGTTAATCCCCGTAGCTTATAACAAAATTAATTACTTAACCGCATATATAATGGAGGAAGCGTTACTCCCTTAGTCAGCACGTGTCACCCGTGGGTTCGccaattaatttaattttaatcgaCGCGCTTCAAAGTTAGATGAGAAAAAGATCAAATTAAGCGACACGTTTCACGTTTCTTCTTGCCACCAACGTTGACGGCCATTTGGTGGATCCACGCAGGCGCAACGGGGAATAATAAGATTAATAAATCGAGACTATCATGTCATTACCGTGTCATATCTTATACAAATTAACGAAAGTAGTAAAGGCAATGCCCGTAGGCAAAGCTGGACTTTTCTTGCTTGGCCTCCATTTCTTGACCTAAATGAATCAACTTTAGTCCGCTGACTTCAGATGAGTTTGGTTCGGTATTCTCAAGAAGTTTTCAGCCTCCAAAGTCCATTGAGAGAATGCTGAAGTATTTGATTTAGCTTTAAACCAGCATTTGACCAAATACTGGCCTtgaaaaaactgaaaatccAATACTGGTAGAGACCGGTATTAAGCTTTCAGCATatgctaagagattttttttcttccaaaactaatCTCATCAATTCCCtctattttcgattttgcccttttttttattatttatctcCTTCGCCGATCCGgcaatggataatttttttaataaaaaattaaaaaattacattcaaAACCCCTTTGGaatgttgtttttaccaaacatcattcaaatcaaagcccattttcaaataagattttaccaaacgcaattagcattttcctaaactCCTTTAAGTTGaagacatttgcattttcccaaaattcattttaaatactgaaccaaacccacccttacTCCCATTTTTCAGGATCTTCGCtacccaggaaatttttttttttttttggtggaatatGTTTTATTGCTCCAACTAGGGTTTTAGTCAATTCATGTAGAGGAGGTAAGCTGAAGGTTAGCTTTATTAAATCATGCAGTGTTTTGAATCAGTATATTGGAAGACCACATTCACAAAATGCTTCAATATTTTACTCAATTCCTAGGCGTCTTTCCTAGTTTTCAAGTACATAACAATCAGGGCCAATGCTGGTTCATCACTTGCTGCTGCAGTTGCAAATGCCCTGATGCAAGAGGCGATGCGGCAAACTGCATCCGCTCTATTTCGAGAGGGAAGAAATTTTTGCCGCACGCAGCTGCTGTCGTTTCGGACGCTCTTTGAAAATACACAGAGAGAATGCACGTCGTTCGGTGCTCAGTTCTCGCTTTCGGAATCAGGATATAACGTGCACGAACCGTCGTCGACGTTGGCGAGTGGATTGTATAGCTCGGAAGTAGTGTCCATGCATCCAGGTACCAGATCTAGATTGCAGCGGTCACCCTGGATTCGATGATCACAAATAAGAAATAATTGCGAAGCGACTTCTCATTGGGAGCATGAAGATGTGGAAACGATGGAAGTAATGGGTGTTACTTACCCCTTCGACAGACAAGTTAGCGATCATAGTGCATCTCGTGATTAAAATGTTTGTGTCCGGAAAGATGGCCTCTTCGCACGCGCCTTCTTTGCTCAAATCGTCCGCAAGGCCCTGCGATAAGAACACGAGGTAATATCGTAAACGACAACTGTTATCGTTCCATGAAGGTGCTCCCAGAAAGTTATCCCTATTCTATTGCTGGAAAGACCGGGGATGTACAAGATCGTGACATTGAAAGTGCACAGAGTTCGTGATAATGGAATGTCTACTCCTTTAGGTCCAAGCAGAGCAAAATTGGTCGTCGCATGTACTGTCTAGCTTGTACATTTTTGATAGATCATTGCAGGAGAATTCCGAGTAAAATTATAGTCCTCCTGTCATGGTTTGATGATCATCCGTACTTATCGATGATAAAGAAAAGAGCAGACATAGAGCTGACCTCATTGAAGAAGTCAATTGGTTTGTTTCTCCAAGCCTTGGGAACTTGAAACTGCAGTTTGTAAGGGCCGTCCCAGTCGACTCCGTTTGTGAATGAGAAGATCAAGTTCATCGCTGGCAACGTCGAAGGGGCATGAGTTTGTCTAAAGGAGAATGATAGTGGACAAAACagaatttctcaaataaaaccAACCGTGCTTGGGAACGCAGATCTGGATGGTGTAAATTGGAGAATCAGCTTTGCCACGATCTTTCCTCAGCATCGCCCTTGGCTCGCCACCGCACATTATAGGCTGATTGAAACCCCCTGCAGAATGCACAACAAAAAGGCCTGAGGAACAAACTTTATGTAAAGAAATCTAAGAACCGGGCACTCTATCAAACGAAAAATTCACAGCTGAACTGAGAATCTCACAAGCAAAACGGATCCATTTGAACATCAAAGCAACTTTCACTGCCGTCTAGAGTTTAATCCGACAGTTTAGCGGCTACatgaaaagtttgatttttcCGGATAATGGACAACTTCTTAATTCCCAAGCAAAGTGCATCCCTCTAGTCTATTGTGTAAAAGGCATATTAATTAACTGGTGGCCAGTGATTCCATCTTAGATGCAGTTTCATTAGCCTTCACGTTGCAAAATTTTTTCCATCTAGGCATTTATCATTTCAAGCTGAAAATTTATGTGTTCTGTGACAAGGATGGTGGAAACAAGAACTTAAAAGAAGTATGCAGGTCTTAGCAGATCTCAGTCAATAGAAGACATGAGAAGTACCATTAAAAGCAATCCCAAATTCATCACTTGGAGCAAGCTTTGTGGCGACTGGATTGTAGAAAATCTTCAGCTTCTCTCCCTGATCAAATCGGCAATCACAAAATCAGCGACGCAAAACAGTTTTTACCAAAGCTTCCTGAAATAGAACTTTGGAAGCAACTCATCGCGTACCGATGCAGGAGGAAGACCATTCATCGTTTTCCAGTATACTGGAGACCTCCCAAGTTCGAACATCGCCCATGAGGGAAGTGCATACCTgtaaaagaaaggaagaaacttCAAACATACTTAATGCAAATACAGAGGTAGCTCCAAAATTCTAAAGCCTGATTCGGTAGAGACAAGTCCTAGTTTGAAGGAAAACGATATCAACACGGACATTTGAgtgaagagtcaccaaatcgcaGTTTAATCAAATATGGAAACAGTAAACGGTCGCTCTATCGTCATGAGCTGATAGTAAAGCAGGAGACCTTACTCTTTGATTTCTTCGACCGGAGACGTTGAGACGGCTGCGGCGGCCCTGACTTTAGTATCTACCTTGACAACTTTACACTTCTCTAAGTTCCTTTTCACCAAAGCACCAAGAAAACCGCTAACTGCGTAACGAGTTCCAACCGTTAGGCTTGTGAATTCTCGTAGAATTCCCTTTCTAGCGGTGCATTGGGAGATTAAATGTGAATGGACTCACAGGTATACGACATGAACCGTATATTATATCACAATCTCCGGACTTTCGTGTTCCTGTTATGGAAAGCCACTGGCCCTCTAGGTAAGATAAACGTGGAAGTTGGTACCGAGGCACCCTAAGAAGCTATAGCAGACGGCTTTAAGCAGAACGAAACATGCTTGATGATAGGTCATGAATGAACTTAAGAATAGgcaaacaaaataaaaccaGAGCAGATTCTTCTTCTGGCAACTTCCCTTCTTGGACGAAATTAAATTCTCATTTCTGTACAAAGCTACCACTGCCAATTCAATGTACCAGGCAAAATAGAATATTTGGCGTCAATTACTTCAGCTCATCATACGATAACTAGGCTTTATCCCACTAAGTGGGACTCTATGAACTTATCGATGGACAGAGTAAGGAGACCCACCAAGAGCGTTCGAGCTTGATGGAGCTTCTTTCCTGCCAGAGACCACGCTTGCAGCCGAGAATGAATTCGTTGCGGGAGTGAAGATTGACGCAGATGTCACCGCCATGTTGTTCACCGTTTCAATCACAGCTcaag from Rhodamnia argentea isolate NSW1041297 chromosome 2, ASM2092103v1, whole genome shotgun sequence encodes the following:
- the LOC115737508 gene encoding protein POST-ILLUMINATION CHLOROPHYLL FLUORESCENCE INCREASE, chloroplastic — encoded protein: MAVTSASIFTPATNSFSAASVVSGRKEAPSSSNALVSGFLGALVKRNLEKCKVVKVDTKVRAAAAVSTSPVEEIKEYALPSWAMFELGRSPVYWKTMNGLPPASGEKLKIFYNPVATKLAPSDEFGIAFNGGFNQPIMCGGEPRAMLRKDRGKADSPIYTIQICVPKHAMNLIFSFTNGVDWDGPYKLQFQVPKAWRNKPIDFFNEGLADDLSKEGACEEAIFPDTNILITRCTMIANLSVEGGDRCNLDLVPGCMDTTSELYNPLANVDDGSCTLYPDSESEN